Proteins from one Sarcophilus harrisii chromosome 2, mSarHar1.11, whole genome shotgun sequence genomic window:
- the LOC105749073 gene encoding serine protease 52, with protein MLLLLMIFHLPLLENTLGKNNPEASCGHIIPASKNEASLILGGVDTSTSEVPWQVRIYFNNTHLCGGSILDRWWILTASHCFIDDNTDHLEVIMELGEFDRKTVEKRNVKKLILHPNFNQLFMNHDIALMLLNSPIRFSRQKTPICIRKNIDNLKECWVSGWGLTTPMKQMSTVLQRVKLELLDWNECQAKVYLLTENMLCAWDAEGKKDTCQGDSGGPLVCNHKNNQKKWYQVGIVSWGEGCGRKGKPGIYTDVSNYLLWIMLKTQEAGYPYIWSSSEYFFAPPQCLILSLCFSSLFLQKTFFLFTII; from the exons ATGTTGCTGCTTTTAATGATTTTTCACCTTCCACTATTGGAAAATACCTTAGGAAAAAATAATCCTGAAG CTTCCTGTGGTCACATCATTCCTGCCTCAAAAAATGAAGCTTCCCTCATCCTAGGGGGAGTTGACACTTCTACTTCTGAAGTTCCATGGCAAGTGCGCATCTATTTCAATAACACACATTTATGCGGAGGATCAATACTAGATAGGTGGTGGATTCTAACTGCTTCCCACTGCTTCATAGATGACAA CACAGACCATTTGGAAGTAATCATGGAATTGGGGGAATTTGACAGgaagacagtggagaagagaaatGTGAAAAAGCTCATTCTTCACCCCAACTTCAACCAGCTATTTATGAATCATGACATTGCTTTGATGTTGCTCAATTCTCCTATACGATTTAGCCGACAGAAAACACCCATTTGCATAAGGAAAAACATAGACAATTTGAAAGAATGTTGGGTATCTGGATGGGGACTCACAA CACCCATGAAGCAAATGAGTACTGTCCTTCAAAGAGTCAAGCTTGAGCTCTTAGACTGGAACGAGTGCCAAGCAAAAGTTTACTTACTCACTGAAAACATGCTGTGTGCCTGGgatgcagaaggaaaaaaagatacctGCCAG GGTGACAGTGGGGGACCTTTGGTTTGCAACCATAAGAATAACCAGAAAAAATGGTACCAAGTGGGCATTGTCAGCTGGGGAGAAGGTTGTGGTCGAAAAGGGAAACCTGGTATATATACAGATGTCTCCAATTACTTGCTTTGGATTATGCTAAAGACCCAAGAGGCAGGCTATCCATACATCTGGTCATCATCTGAATATTTTTTTGCTCCCCCACAATGTTTAATTTTGTCATtgtgtttttcatctcttttcctgcAAAAgaccttttttctctttacaattATATAA